The sequence AAAATTCCCCCGGTGTAAGCTTTGCTCAACCCAGGGTAAAGGAGACTGGCCAAGACCtgcagcggaggtggtccccaagacccatatatttaaatatggaatgtatataaattatatttatacgtTCTATTGGTGACGTGTAAGATATATGTAAAAGAAACAGTTCAGAAAGTCGCCCCTCCCACacatgcaagtatgtataatacttacagtGACGCAGATTTGGTtacccaaaacatgtcttgagcatgcaattgaaagtccatatTCTGAgaattaacaggacagattttggatctggcaaagaatacatgtatagacggagatatgatggatgatgatttatactaggtgatggagttagagaaccgcaATGTATGGTTAATTAAAAACTGAATTGCCGAAAACAAATTCACTGATGACAGATTTACAAAATCTTTCATTAAGACAAAAATGGACAACTAAGGACAGCGGTATtattagacatttaaaagatgatgagaaggcacaatgttaaatggtgcaagtaaagatGGCAGTGTCCTTGAAGTAAGGTATatatgtgccataatgctgcccttctgaatcaaaccaggggactcgtaaacatttatgtgggagggtgggtggaaaaatcattgcccaGCGTTAAGCATCGTCCAATCCTGGGGTAacggggactgcccgagacttgcagcacaAGCAaaccccaagaaggggtgtactcactgtGATGCCTGGGCAACAGAAACGTCTCATACTGACACTGCGTCCCGGCTAGCAGCCGGGGAAAACGGCTGACATTAACCAAACTGGCAGTTAGACATTTTGGACAAAGACGAAGGTGGCCTACAGtcataataaataaattcaaaGATTAGACATACGATGCATTGCCAGAGCCCTTCATTGGTAGcgaagagcagggctttcctatcttgttttccttatatcatcaacagcagcagtttatatagcgccactaattccgcagtgctgtatacaaaacgcacatcagtcccttccccattggagcttacggtctaaatttcctaatgtagatacacacacagatcaagagagactaaggtcaatttaatagcagccttatatgctctgtgccgtaatgctgtgCTTTTGAATTAAACTAGGGGACTCGTAAACATTTATGTTGGAGGGAgggtggaaaaatcattgccccgtGGTAAGCTCCCAACTCCAGGGTAACGGGGattgcccgagacttgcagcagaggcagtCTCCAAGAAGGGGAGTACTCACTCTGACACAGGGGGGGCATCTGAGGCCCCAAGTTGgtgcttgggctgggtcactggcccgcttgcatttttttccctttaaaatgttcctaatgcgctgttgagttgagtcttgacccctgggctaacatttgccagccgtCCCCTGCTCTGACGCCATGGCAACCGGAATGCCTCACACTGCTTCTGCGTCCTggctagtgacaggcagctggggagcgcagctgtaattaaattattgttgcCTCTTGAGTGGACATGGGTGCCGtactcttggccccatttctcctatatCCATGCTACagattcctgctcataagcttttactacattgagttaagtcctgggggcatccgagtacctgtgaatgCGTCTAAATCTAgaagaaaggcggctgctataggtgaagacctctcctgctatttctaaaagcttatgacagttactaggaagccgcAATATCATAAagtattatatcctgggaccagtggtgtaatagcatTGTTAACTTCCACTGtctggttttgctattagttgttagctgactcacattGTTCTCTCCACCACcggttttgtttaaataaaaactgtgggccaaatttacattggtgtccctgtggttatttatttattcaattacagtaatagtaagtctgaacatgtgaaGAGGGTTTGGGTGCAATGGAAGGGAGATATAAACACTATTCAGTGTATTATTTTTtcaattgaatcagagaaagcaaatgcaatgatggcaaagtttaaagttacaaaatccttcattaagacagctcgctgcagatttggccaacattggtgaaaattgggactgttctgaaaggatcattagaaaatagattagaaatgactggaaatgaatgttaatgctataaatcgtaatataggagcaaaaacagctcaaaatgacattattttaccatttttttcacaattttcaattaaattcagatccaaaaccaaaacctttaatGTTTGTCTGACAAAATCAgtagcaaagccaaaacacgaagttgggTTAGAACCAACACTGGTTTCGAAACCTAAAAACAAGGGTCAGCGCACAACTCTAATTTTTGCTAAACATTTGTCTGCTGTCttctttgtgtatatgtatataattatatactaacAGTAAATGTTAGAGCATGCTGCAATGTAACTGAAAAGGAGTGACAAAGAGCAAACAGTAACATTTCAATCAGTATGTCTGGCCTACAAGGAGGATTTTAGCTATCTGTGCTTACCAATGAGCAAGGGAGGAACTACATGGATGCAGGGGGTGTGGCAGCTATGGGGCCTGGGGTGGAGGTCATAAATAGTGTTAAACTCCCTTACATTATCCACCTTCAATGCCTTTCTGCTTACACTTACCCTCCTCGAATAATGCGGACAGAAATCGATCCCTGCAACTCCCAGTGACTTTTGTAACCCACATCGCTGTAGATCTCATGACTCTGACCTCTGAAACCAGGCTCCGAAAATAGAATGATCTGTTAGTGGAGAAAAGCAAGTTAATGCTATGTAATATGCGTCTTTACTAAACTAGGTTTGCTAACCATATATACCTGAGCTGGGCTCAAGCCATAGGTTCCTACTTTTGTCCTGCTTGATCACTGAAATATAATTCTCCAATATCCACTCCAGACAAGTTGAGTTTTAAAGTtcaattaaaataacaataattgggagggggaagggctaaggtcaagcttaGCTCGCTGTacagatccagatcttctggtggacttgcacttcctaacttgaaactaTACTATGTTGCATCTcagttggtccaccttaaggcattgGTTTCGGACCCTGATTACCATgatctacattgggtgttggtacaccaatttaattctaatcacactcccttacagtcactgctggcaggGCGGCTTGgcatgcgggctcctccgctcctgatccAGGCAGTCAAGATTTGGacaatcagtaataaaataatgaaacagactgacattgatccatgtactcctatctgggggggcaaagaaatttgaggagTTGAATACAGTGGAGGGGGCCAGgcagtggtctcggttgggtttGGTGGCGGTAGGTCAactttatgacacaaatgtacttaaatcctttgaacagttggttggggtattctctgtacccagaacaatgttttattcttaccttcaattacgacacgccctaaacacacaatttaagggGAAGACACTGGGGATTGGTGTGGttccactgaggaaacaactaCAGGCCCTGGGTCATAGGGGTCTAATCTCTCAGATGTACTCATGTcttttgtatgaatccactgcagatgatttggatggtttgaggaatcagtgggaaatagatattggctctttatcagacaaggagtggggaatggttacagacagtactaaaggttatacttcgtcattaaaatttcaacaaatacaggtgtttatcctaCACAGGGCTTACTTTACGCCTATTAGACTGGCAAAATTTAGTCCGGATGTTACCCCTAACTGCCCGAAATGCAATTCGGtaaatgctaacttttggcaccttctatgggagtgtccaTGTATACGAATCTTCTGGCGCAGGGTTAGGCGATGTATCcgggttactggaattgaagtgcctcttcgttcaccggccacttgtctctttgggctccgtttGAAGggtaaagttaataaactgacaaaaatgtacatttcacagttattgatggtggctaaggtctgtatagcgaggctgtggttggccccgacgagtcccacggttaaaaattggaaggcactggttaataccaccataaggcacgagagatttgtctatactagcagacaggctctgaagaaatttgagagtatatggtacagatggttagagtctccattctatcctgtgtcatctagttCAGATGCTCCGAGTACTTGTAAGTGTATGgctcccgcagttcttataataaatatCTGAGTCCATATGGtgaaccctgcatgtgtaacatacctatgtatgagcatttacgatgtatgatcctaatGAGTATAGCACATATACTGTTATTATGCTTTACTGAAGTCTTGTAAAttgcgtcatttaattctgatttgtatgcgattgtttttgttttgttttttcttttttgttgtttggtatgtttgtaccttgaaaaattccaataaaaataatggatttaaaaaaaaaaataacaataattataaaaaatgtattacaatacTCAAACTGTACTTTGCAATAAACAAGGAGAACATCACCTTAAGTTCCATGGAATATACAGCAAATGCCTTACATTATTTATTGTCAACTTATAATCATTTTACCACTGAGAAATGATGAGCAAAATTGTGGTGAAAGAATGAGCAAAATTAGTTATAAGATGCAGCGGTGCAAAGTTTCGATAACAAAATCTTTGAGTTCCGCTTTTGCTTCACATTGCCCAGAATTCTATACTGCACTGTATTCGTAAATTAGTATTTCAGGGAATTAATAGTCTATAACTAGAGCTGGAATGATGACAGTCATTTCATTCAGTGTGGTGTGATTGAGGTTGGGTTGCCAccaaaatatgcaaaatgtgACAGCCATATGCGACATCAGTTGAATAGTTTTTAAGATATTGCTCATCTCTTTCACTGAGTCTGAATTGGGCTAGGATTTGGCAAATCCTTAGAGCCAGGTTCCCAGTGTTAAAGCTCCAGAGCAGCCATATAGTAATCTGTCAATATATCATTGTATAATCATTGGTAAGTCTGCTATTCATATTTTACCTTTCCTGGTCTTGGGTTTAACTTCCCATGACTCTTTCCTGGGTGATGCTGAAAAAACAATGATTTTCCATTACCATTCACTTCttggtaaataaatatattagatactgctaaaattataaatatatatacatactaaaaTGAAGATACTAGTAAAATATCTGATAAATTAGTAAATCATAGATGCAATATATTTTAACTGACAACTGCTCAATTATCAGTAAATATCAATAATAAACAAGTCACAGAATTTGGAGTACATCTCACCCAAACATCCGGGAAGACCTTTAAAGGAGAGGCCACTGGTGTGTCTAGCTTAGATAGAAGCTCAGTAGAATCTGAGTTTGTTACATGACCATCTTGTGGTTGGGAAAAATCACTGTTGTTCTCTGGTTGAAAATCTTCTAATGTATTGCTTAAAGTGCTGTTTGCTGAGTTTGCACTAGTGTCATCTGTAGATGACACTTTCTGTGAAGGTGTTTCTGTTTCTTCTGGCATCTcttgtattttatcttttttggGTTTCATGTAACTGCTGAGAAGTAAGCTGCTTTCAAGTCTGGAGTAGGATTTTCCTTCAGATGCCTCTGTCTTTTTATCTAATCTGTCAGAAAGCAGTAGGGAACCAATGATAGAACTTTGTCGCTGACTAAGATTTTGTGTGATTAAGGCCTTGTAGCTATCACTCCTGGAAGCCTCATCGCCAGAGTGCTTCCTCATTAGTTCCAGTGGGGATGACCTATTTAAAGTCCTTTCGGTGCTTCTTTCCCatgagtattttttttctgtctgtgCTGTTGTTTCAGTCTGTTCTATCACTTTAGCTTCTAATTCTGAGTCACTTTGACTGGGAAGGGCATCCATATCTAGTTCCTCCTTTTGTTCTTGCATATGCCACTTCAAATCAGAGTGACTAGCTTTTGGAGAACCTTGATCCTCTTTTATGGGGGGCAATGTGGCATACATGTGTAATGGAGAGGAGCGAGGCTGACGGGGTTCTCTTTGATACTTCATAAATTCAGGGGTGTCCAACTGTCGCAATTTGTTCACCCAGATCTCCATGTTTTCTGAAGACTCTGTTTCTTCCTCTTCTGCATCATGTGTAACATTTTCTTTCATATCAAATTCATTGTTGCCTTCTTCCATATTAGAAAACTTGTAATATAAAAAGTCTATAGGTTCTTCTAGTAATCTTTGTTTATCTTGAAGTAGGTGAGCTGAAATTGAGCTTGATTCATGTCTTTCATCAGCAGTGTGAGTTCTGGTATCTTCCTTTGAAAATGTGTTTCCTAAAATATCTCCTCTTAATTTTTCTAAAGGCGCCACAGGCATTATATAAtctgatattttaatatttttttcacctTCACATTCCTGGGTGTAAATTGTTTTTTTGAGTGGCAAATTAAATGTGTTCTGCGTCTCAATACTGTGCACAGTTACAACATGTGACttatcattttcattttctgCCTGATCTTCTTTTGAGTAAACAACATCTATCATATTTTCAGATTGGTTCACCATATCTACAACATGATTTACTGTGTCTTCCGATAACTTAGATTTGCTAATTTCATCTGGCTGGTCATTTGCAGACACCATAATATCAATAGTATGAAATACTTCTTTTATGTCATGCGTCACTTCTTCAGTTTGTTCTGTGATCACATTGTTGTTTTTCATTAAGTCCACTTTTCCAGCTTGGTTTATGATTATATCTCCTACTAGTTCTTTAAACATATTTGTGgtggaaataattttatttatattaccatTACGCTCATTCTCATAAATAGCATGGTCTTCCTGATCTTCATTTGTCTGATCACTACCATTATCTGTTAACATATCCTTCATTATCACAAAGCTGGCTGGTTCTACAGCTTTATCCACAATCACATAACCAGCTCCTTCCATAATGTGTTCCAACTTATGCtcagatgtaaatttaaaataatctaCTGCCAACTTTTCTATTGCTGGAGGTGTGATGCTTGTCCCATCTCCAGCTTTCTCAAGGACCTTTTCACCAGCTTGATCCACAAACTCATTTTCAGGTAGTTTTATTATAACACCTTTATCTTGGTCACTAATGACAGCACCTTCATCAAATAAACTTTTTGTTGAAGCCATAGGTATCATATCATCAGACTGTTGAAATGTATGTCCACAATGATTTATTGTATCTAAAATGTAGTCCTCTGCAATCACATCTCGCTTATCCATGATAATATTATTTACAATctgattaataacatttattgacATGTCTACACCATTGTCAACAACCTTTGCATTTTCTGTTGAGTTTTCTTTTATGGTTCCAAAATCTTTTATATCTACAGTTTCATCCACAATGGCATCACCATATTGTACTGTGGATGTATCTTCTGTTTGGTAAATTGCACATGTATCTAGCAGATGATGGGAATACATGCTTGGTTGGTCCAAATCTTCAACTTTGTCCAACATGTAAGtgtcattttcttttacattgctAAGTGATTGGTCACTGTAATCTATAAACAAATCAACAGGTATCTCTTGCCAAGACTTCATATTTACAGTTTTTTGCTCTTCTTCTTTTGTTCGGTCTTCAATAATGCTTTCTGTCTTAATGTTTACTGTTAAATTTTCATCAGGCAAATCCACTGGCTCTCCTTTTGCTTCCAAATTCACTACATATACCTGATCTTGATCCATCAGAGCTTCCACAACTATCTCTTGTCCAGGCTGGTGCTTAATAACTGCAGGTTTTTTATTCAATTCTTCAGTTATGTTTACTTTCTTTAATTTTACTGCTGAATTTTCATAAGGCAGATCACTGGAATTTTTCACTGTCTCATCTTTTGTTTCCAAATTGACTACAATTTTTTGATCTTGATCAATCAGAGCTTCAACTTTGTCAATCAAATTAGGATCCATATGCATTTTTTGGTGCATGGACTTTCTGAAGAGCAAATCATTGGAATTTATAGTTTGTTCATAGATATGTTCAACTTCAGCCAATAAGTGAGCAGGAGCTTCTTTCAGACTATTAAACAGTTGGTTGCTGGTCTCTATAAAAGAGTCTTGCAACACATCTATCTCTTGTCCAGGCTGGTCCTTAATAACTGCAGGTTTTTTATTCAACTCTTCAGTTATGTTTACTTTCTTTAATTTTACTGCTGAATTTTCATCAGGCAGATCACTGGAATTTTTCACTGTCTCATCTTTTGCTTCCAAATTGACTACAATTTTTTTATCTTGATTAATCAGAGCTTCAACTTTGCCAATCAAATTAGGATCCACATGCATTTTTTGGTGCATGGACTTTCTGAAGAACAAGTCATCGAAATGTATATTTTGCTCATACATATGTTCAACTTCAGTCAACAAGGGAGCATGTGCTTCTTTCAAACTATTAACTGGTTGGTTACTGGACTCTATAAAAGAGTCTACCAACACAACTATCTCTTCATTATGGTCCTTCATAGCCACAGGTTTTTTATTCAGTTCTGCAGTCTGATCTTCAGTTATGTTTACTATCTTTAATTTTACTGCTGATTTTTCACCAGACAGATCATTGGAATCTTCCACTGGTTCATactttgcttcttccttttctagAAATGTTTGATCTTGGTCCATCAGATGTTCAACTTTAACAATCAAATTAGGATCCAAACACATTCTTTGGCACGAAGCCTCTTTCAAGAACAAAtccttaatatttttgttttgttcatatatatattcacctTCAGACAACAAACTAGCAGACTCCTCTTTCAGATTATTTACTGGTTGGTCACTGGACTCTATAAAAGAGTCTAATAATACAATGATCTCTTGTCCAGTCTGGTCCTTCATAACTACTGTTTTTTTATCTACTTCTTCAGTCTGATCTTTGAATATGTTTACTCTCTTTATGTTTACTATTGAATTTTCATCAGGTAGATCACTGGAATTTTCCACATTGACTATAATTGTCTGATCTTGGTCCATCTGATCTTCAAATTTGACAATTAAATTGGGATCCATATGCATTTTTTGGTACATGGTCTTTCTTAAGAACAAATCATTGGAATTTGTAttttgttcatacatatattcacCTTTAGCAAACAGGTTAGTAGACTCTTCTTTCAGATTATCTACAGTTGTTCTCTTGAAATCTCCAATCTGATTTTTAATAATATCTATTGTAGGTTCATCTTTTGAAATTTCAACTACCAGATCACTTGAATTTTCCATTAGTCTATCCTTTGTTGTCACAGAGACTATGGCATTTTGATCTTGGTCCATTAAGTCTTTGACTTTGTTATCTGGCAGGATATTGCAATCTTTAGTTGAGGCTGCCGATAGAGCTATCTCTTGTCCAATCTTGTCTAGGTTTTTTGAATATACACTTTTGTACATATGTCCAGATTGTTTTTTGATCACTTCTATTTCTGGCTGATCTATCACATGTTCAACTACCTCTTTGTTTATGGGCACAACATTGATGTCATTCACAGCTATACCT is a genomic window of Mixophyes fleayi isolate aMixFle1 chromosome 2, aMixFle1.hap1, whole genome shotgun sequence containing:
- the CRYBG2 gene encoding beta/gamma crystallin domain-containing protein 2 encodes the protein MSKEEKNQLPGLVQELVKGEELVGLDLTLSPSLESQACGYNGAGPAEVTAQALSETVEQIEKNTAQEEEILTKRRGSQTCEGEQLNRFQSSAVDEELPFPKFGSEQVAEYYRLDSSKMEKHDSLQKYYNNLPKRAQTRIDELQSSYEASKLSNKKDKDSARIKKLSQSHESPNDGHVKGLQKVFENISSREEVSQHGTTAKSKQYGSLSDKNCPVPQDVSVVPGVHSPVYSQVYNPLKKDHLKKKSEHATVSVIDSSTKLYPSLILQSHSDTNMKSAKTKDSSSNEIAENKTNHRHAIPPLQDLKLPPRTPTPPPQRTKNNFSFCLGSPKGWKHERVIDHSPKVFFGQRFKNQSDTISPMRSPTLNNFSFTGGSVSNTMPYLEIRQKLRNTERKSYIISPGEINKINSIMNSPEENKAQFKTSFHLNVHHDVGHAVSAKETLHRSGSERGAAIIKNEIQGEYETHEDSGQTNELKNKFSALGTAERKLKEAPYNTCNKESVNFKPGDQEDYAEETINSNKSHGIPPTITQRKRSSNYSRDVNVTLKMHTPRREELKETKDSNNQNVGGILKKDTAENTWDVGTLNKSRNDADAELSTDGVIKRKNNSTINFHRVVNHDSVQLSKGTDKDKTGHYDTSTIEQQDVKETISKKELFPKHKAEERKPTQEILTHTELGIKSKSKPNIVLSISQENQSTKRKKQAKAIINQAIVEQIADVSDKIVNAKDQERDIMVQLDNKVEKNTNVAGIAVNDINVVPINKEVVEHVIDQPEIEVIKKQSGHMYKSVYSKNLDKIGQEIALSAASTKDCNILPDNKVKDLMDQDQNAIVSVTTKDRLMENSSDLVVEISKDEPTIDIIKNQIGDFKRTTVDNLKEESTNLFAKGEYMYEQNTNSNDLFLRKTMYQKMHMDPNLIVKFEDQMDQDQTIIVNVENSSDLPDENSIVNIKRVNIFKDQTEEVDKKTVVMKDQTGQEIIVLLDSFIESSDQPVNNLKEESASLLSEGEYIYEQNKNIKDLFLKEASCQRMCLDPNLIVKVEHLMDQDQTFLEKEEAKYEPVEDSNDLSGEKSAVKLKIVNITEDQTAELNKKPVAMKDHNEEIVVLVDSFIESSNQPVNSLKEAHAPLLTEVEHMYEQNIHFDDLFFRKSMHQKMHVDPNLIGKVEALINQDKKIVVNLEAKDETVKNSSDLPDENSAVKLKKVNITEELNKKPAVIKDQPGQEIDVLQDSFIETSNQLFNSLKEAPAHLLAEVEHIYEQTINSNDLLFRKSMHQKMHMDPNLIDKVEALIDQDQKIVVNLETKDETVKNSSDLPYENSAVKLKKVNITEELNKKPAVIKHQPGQEIVVEALMDQDQVYVVNLEAKGEPVDLPDENLTVNIKTESIIEDRTKEEEQKTVNMKSWQEIPVDLFIDYSDQSLSNVKENDTYMLDKVEDLDQPSMYSHHLLDTCAIYQTEDTSTVQYGDAIVDETVDIKDFGTIKENSTENAKVVDNGVDMSINVINQIVNNIIMDKRDVIAEDYILDTINHCGHTFQQSDDMIPMASTKSLFDEGAVISDQDKGVIIKLPENEFVDQAGEKVLEKAGDGTSITPPAIEKLAVDYFKFTSEHKLEHIMEGAGYVIVDKAVEPASFVIMKDMLTDNGSDQTNEDQEDHAIYENERNGNINKIISTTNMFKELVGDIIINQAGKVDLMKNNNVITEQTEEVTHDIKEVFHTIDIMVSANDQPDEISKSKLSEDTVNHVVDMVNQSENMIDVVYSKEDQAENENDKSHVVTVHSIETQNTFNLPLKKTIYTQECEGEKNIKISDYIMPVAPLEKLRGDILGNTFSKEDTRTHTADERHESSSISAHLLQDKQRLLEEPIDFLYYKFSNMEEGNNEFDMKENVTHDAEEEETESSENMEIWVNKLRQLDTPEFMKYQREPRQPRSSPLHMYATLPPIKEDQGSPKASHSDLKWHMQEQKEELDMDALPSQSDSELEAKVIEQTETTAQTEKKYSWERSTERTLNRSSPLELMRKHSGDEASRSDSYKALITQNLSQRQSSIIGSLLLSDRLDKKTEASEGKSYSRLESSLLLSSYMKPKKDKIQEMPEETETPSQKVSSTDDTSANSANSTLSNTLEDFQPENNSDFSQPQDGHVTNSDSTELLSKLDTPVASPLKVFPDVWHHPGKSHGKLNPRPGKIILFSEPGFRGQSHEIYSDVGYKSHWELQGSISVRIIRGGWLLYEKPHFRGRRVMLSEGETDLSCPWEEQDQSSNNLNDDTKKPTFWIGSLRHVVRDFQVPRVSLFMNENGEGNKVTIVGATPDSRVYGQPTKTESIIVHSGLWLLYSKPFFEGDPYILESGGYPNRKAWNGLDSHLCSLQPARIGGPTVEKPNEPKILLFQFHGFEGHSWEVDKDLHSLQGEPNIQGERLITVGSLKVLGGCWVGYEKEGFHGHQYLLEEGEYKESSQWGGCTEELGSLRHINTDFWEPEIVLYENPGCLEGPCLRLNEALADIEVAKYGTSTGSIHVLNGVWVAYENVDFSGEQYILEKGIYHTYHDWGAKDSRVCSVQPVLQVGGQNLHYFPKIQLFSEPNFHGDCMIYVKDQVLIPENFPPQSCRVEGGSWILYEGADYCGEQYILAEGDFPTRTAMACQEISMIRSLKKVPLYFSIPSISLHGLESFEGKELEFTGEVRSLQGEGYNNHVLSVRVASGIWVLYEHNDFRGRQWLLEHTQIPNWLLYSGLQRIGSLCPIRQRRVYFRLRNRALGLFLCVPEPTEDMKAGRVQVTELKEGSCDLWYYEEGRIKNQLAPQMSLQIVGKSSPGTKVVMWSEGRKPIQTWTLEDSGLILSCLFKGLCLDIKGGHSYDSDHVVVWENAEDRLTQLWDLQVF